The following proteins come from a genomic window of Megalobrama amblycephala isolate DHTTF-2021 linkage group LG1, ASM1881202v1, whole genome shotgun sequence:
- the LOC125275501 gene encoding gastrula zinc finger protein XlCGF52.1-like, with protein sequence MSDPEPCRMKHTEDTEEQRDMIKEEEESEELSEVEEKHHVKPGEKPLSRSKTKNTFLKKRRAKKSTTCTQCGKSFTTKYLEQIHMRIHTGEKPFTCDQCGKTFIRASHLKTHLTVHTKVKPYSCSVCGKSFSQLAHLKVHQKIHTGVREFMCFECEKIFTTGGDLKKHQRIHSGEKPYKCSHCDKRFSCSSSLKRHERSTQCRKSFSNKQNLKRHMKIHTGEKPYVCGQCGNSFPYKQSLDVHMRMHTGEKLFTCDQCGKTFPLALSLKRHLTVHTKEKPHSCSVCGKSFSWLQSFHRHEKIHTGVREFVCFECEKIFISANCLKRHQRIHTGEKPYKCSHCDKRFNVSSSLKKHEKIHTGEKPYKCSHCEKRFNQSSNLKTHEKIHSKKKLHT encoded by the exons atgagtgatccagaaccctgcagaatgaaacacactgaagatactgaagaacaaagag ATATGAttaaagaggaggaggagagtgaagaactgagtgaagtggaggagaaacatcacgtcaaacctggagaaaaacctttgagtcgctcaaagactaaaaacacatttttaaagaaaagaagagccaagaaatctacaacctgcactcagtgtggaaagagtttcacaactAAATATCTTGAGC AgattcacatgaggatccacactggagagaagccgttcacatgtgatcaatgtggaaaaacatttattaggGCATCACACCTGAAGACACACCTGACAGTTCATACAAAGGTGAAGCcatattcatgttctgtgtgtggaaagagtttttcacagctggcacatttaaaagtacatcagaaaatacacactggtgtgagagagttcATGTGCTTTGAATGTGAGAAGATTTTTACTACAGGGGGCGATttaaaaaaacaccagagaattcactctggagaaaaaccttacaagtgttcacactgtgacaagagattcagttgttcatcatctctgaaaagacatgagaggagt actcagtgtagaaagagtttctcaaacaaacaaaatcttaagCGTCACATGaagattcacactggagagaagccatatGTATGTGGACAATGTGGAAACAGTTTCCCATACaaacaaagtcttgatgttcacatgaggatgcacactggagagaagctgttcacatgtgatcaatgtgggaaaaCATTTCCATTGGCATTATCTCTGAAGAGACACCTGACAGTTCATacgaaggagaagccacattcatgttctgtgtgtggaaagagtttttcatggCTGCAAAGTTTTCATAGACATGAGAAaatacacactggtgtgagagagtttgtgtgttttgagtgtgagaagatttttatttcagcaaactgtttaaaACGGCACcagaggattcacactggagaaaaaccttacaagtgttcacactgtgacaagagattcaatgtgtcatcatctctgaaaaaacatgagaagatccacactggagaaaaaccttacaagtgttcacattGTGAAAAGAGATTCAATCAATcatcaaatctgaaaacacatgagaagatCCACAGCAAAAAGAAGCTGCACACTTAA
- the LOC125275559 gene encoding gastrula zinc finger protein XlCGF7.1-like codes for MFERRKHHDKPGEKPLSRSKTKKTFLKKRRAKKSTTCTQCGKSFSTKESLERHMKTHTGERPFTCDQCGKSFTTKQHLECHMRIHTGERPFTCDQCGTSFLTKQSLERHMRIHTGEKPYVCRQCGNNFPYKHSLKIHMRIHTGEKPFTCDQCGKTFNRASHLKTHLTVHMKEKPHSCSVCGKSFSQLSYLQAHQKIHTGVREYMCFECEKTFTRGGDLKKHQRIHTGEKPYKCSHCDKRFSDSSHLKRHERIHTKEKPYKCSHCDKRFNQSANLKTHERNHSTSTVC; via the exons ATGTTtgaaagaag gaaacatcatgacaaacctggagaaaaacctttgagtcgctcaaagactaaaaagacatttttaaagaaaagaagagccaagaaatctacaacctgcactcagtgtggaaagagtttctcaaccaaAGAAAGTCTTGAGCGTCACATGAAgactcacactggagagagaccgttcacatgtgatcagtgtggaaagagtttcacaaccaaacaacATCTTGAGtgtcacatgaggatccacactggagagagaccgttcacatgtgatcagtgtgggacgagttttttaaccaaacaaagtcttgagcgtcacatgaggatccacactggagagaagccatatGTATGCAGACAATGTGGAAACAATTTTCCATACAAACATAGTCTTAAgattcacatgaggatccacactggagagaagccgttcacatgtgatcagtgtgggaaaaCATTTAATAGGGCATCACACCTGAAGACACACCTGACAGTTCATAtgaaggagaagccacattcatgttctgtgtgtggaaagagtttttcacagctgtCATATTTACAAGCACATCAGAAaatacacactggtgtgagagagtacatgtgctttgagtgtgagaagacttttactaGAGGGGGCGATttaaaaaaacaccagagaattcacactggagaaaaaccttacaagtgttcacactgtgacaagagattcagtgattcatcacatctgaaaagacatgagaggatccacactaaagaaaaaccttacaagtgttcacactgtgacaagagattcaatcagtcagcaaatctgaaaacacatgagagaaACCACAGCACATCCactgtgtgctga